One Candidatus Nezhaarchaeales archaeon DNA window includes the following coding sequences:
- a CDS encoding rubredoxin, with product MDKWECEVCGYVYDPEVGDPDQGVVPGTPFEALPDDWVCPICKALKDRFKIKRR from the coding sequence GGAGTGTGAAGTCTGCGGCTATGTTTACGATCCTGAAGTCGGAGATCCGGATCAAGGTGTAGTCCCCGGAACCCCCTTTGAAGCTTTGCCAGACGACTGGGTTTGTCCAATATGTAAAGCCCTAAAGGATAGGTTTAAGATAAAAAGACGCTAG
- a CDS encoding radical SAM protein translates to MEERLLGGYEGFKGGVMVPASSLRSSVKLLSLYRFEMGPIRPPSEGGSYSLLVRVTRNCPWSKCTFCYGTPYNRERFQVRLVGEVKADIDAVKLMCDELKMLSKMLGYSGEVNEGLASTLLVEAPELTLNPCFVTVFNWLSSGAKTVFLQDADSLIMRTEQLVEVVKYLKTVFPRLERITSYARAKTLARKPFEELKALRRAGLVRLHVGLETGDDELLRMVNKGVTSEEQVEAGRKTVEAGFELSEYVMPGLGGRDRWREHAENTAKVLNRINPHYVRMRTLVPRPGTPLYEDYVKGRFKLLSPHEILREIKALIERLDVESRVCFDHFCNPSYRVKGGFVAPLFRQGYEGYKLPEEKDEILRAVDFGLSMEESRFVRVEELINMPL, encoded by the coding sequence GTGGAGGAAAGGCTTTTAGGAGGTTATGAAGGTTTTAAGGGGGGCGTCATGGTTCCCGCTTCAAGCCTTAGGTCCAGCGTGAAGCTGTTAAGCCTCTACCGCTTTGAAATGGGGCCTATAAGGCCTCCTAGTGAAGGTGGTAGCTACTCCCTCCTAGTTAGGGTTACTAGGAACTGTCCATGGAGTAAGTGTACCTTCTGTTACGGGACGCCCTATAACCGTGAAAGGTTTCAGGTTAGGCTTGTCGGCGAGGTTAAGGCGGATATAGACGCCGTTAAATTGATGTGCGACGAGCTAAAGATGCTTTCAAAGATGCTTGGATACTCAGGCGAGGTTAATGAGGGGTTAGCCTCAACCCTACTAGTTGAGGCTCCGGAGTTAACGTTAAACCCTTGCTTCGTCACCGTTTTCAACTGGTTAAGTTCAGGGGCTAAAACTGTTTTCCTTCAAGACGCTGATAGCCTAATTATGAGGACTGAGCAACTCGTTGAAGTAGTAAAGTACTTAAAGACTGTTTTCCCGCGGCTTGAAAGGATTACCTCCTACGCTAGGGCTAAAACGCTGGCTAGGAAGCCGTTTGAAGAGCTTAAGGCTTTAAGGAGGGCTGGCCTAGTAAGGCTTCACGTAGGATTGGAGACCGGTGACGACGAGCTTTTAAGGATGGTTAATAAGGGGGTTACGAGCGAAGAACAGGTTGAAGCTGGTAGGAAGACCGTTGAAGCGGGCTTTGAGCTCTCCGAGTACGTAATGCCTGGTTTAGGCGGCAGAGATCGATGGAGGGAGCACGCTGAAAATACGGCTAAGGTTTTAAATAGGATTAACCCGCACTACGTAAGGATGCGTACCCTCGTACCTAGGCCGGGAACACCGCTCTACGAGGATTACGTTAAGGGTAGGTTTAAACTGTTATCGCCGCATGAAATCCTGAGGGAGATTAAAGCGCTAATAGAACGTTTGGATGTCGAGAGTAGAGTATGTTTTGACCACTTTTGTAATCCTTCGTATAGGGTGAAGGGGGGTTTCGTAGCCCCGTTGTTTAGACAAGGTTATGAGGGCTATAAGCTTCCGGAGGAGAAGGATGAAATCCTAAGGGCGGTGGACTTCGGGTTAAGCATGGAAGAATCAAGGTTTGTAAGGGTTGAAGAACTAATCAACATGCCCTTATAA
- a CDS encoding mRNA surveillance protein pelota, with translation MKLIGVDEKLREVKVRVDTEDDLWVIYNLLSGGDVIKAKTSRELKTRSGSRRKPMTLAVKAERFELQPFTSRLRVHGIIVEGPKELDLVGQRHTLSLDVGREFTIRREEGWSEAELGRIREAVRRSTARVLIVGVDDEEVCIAFLRDYGVEKVAELRVSLPGKMYQEDRERILMVKMAEAARMVEEACERFKADALVLAGPGFVKEALKEALKGLKDVSVYLEDASTGGLKGVYEAIKRGVVTRIVKDYSLVEEERLMEEFMSKLAADERLVAYGLGHVETCINAGAVGKLMVISELLRAEDQELRLKVENLVRMAEGRRARVKIFSSLHDTYHWLKSLGGIAAILRYPVEPPKHTVQPGGGKAFRRL, from the coding sequence TTGAAGCTTATCGGAGTTGATGAGAAGCTACGCGAAGTGAAGGTTAGGGTGGATACGGAGGATGACCTATGGGTTATATACAATCTTCTAAGCGGCGGCGACGTTATTAAGGCTAAGACTAGCAGGGAGCTTAAGACTAGGTCCGGTAGTAGGAGGAAGCCTATGACCCTGGCGGTTAAGGCTGAACGATTCGAGCTTCAACCCTTTACGAGTAGGCTTAGGGTTCACGGTATAATCGTTGAGGGGCCTAAGGAGCTCGATCTCGTCGGACAGCGGCATACTTTAAGTCTTGACGTAGGCCGTGAGTTCACGATACGTAGGGAGGAGGGGTGGAGTGAGGCTGAGTTGGGGAGGATCCGTGAGGCTGTACGTAGGAGTACGGCGCGGGTATTGATAGTGGGCGTTGACGATGAAGAGGTCTGTATAGCCTTCCTAAGGGATTACGGTGTTGAGAAGGTAGCTGAGCTTAGGGTTAGCCTTCCTGGTAAAATGTATCAGGAGGATAGGGAGCGTATCTTAATGGTTAAGATGGCTGAAGCCGCTAGGATGGTTGAGGAGGCCTGTGAAAGGTTTAAGGCGGACGCCTTGGTTCTAGCTGGGCCTGGCTTCGTTAAGGAGGCGCTTAAGGAGGCCTTGAAGGGGTTGAAGGATGTAAGCGTCTACTTGGAGGATGCCTCTACGGGGGGCTTGAAGGGAGTTTATGAAGCTATTAAGCGCGGCGTGGTTACGAGGATCGTGAAGGATTATAGCTTAGTGGAGGAGGAAAGGTTGATGGAGGAGTTTATGTCTAAGCTGGCCGCCGATGAGAGGCTTGTAGCCTACGGGTTGGGGCATGTGGAGACTTGTATAAACGCTGGGGCCGTTGGGAAGCTAATGGTTATAAGCGAGCTTCTAAGAGCGGAGGATCAGGAGCTTAGGCTTAAGGTTGAAAACCTGGTGAGAATGGCGGAGGGGCGTAGGGCTAGGGTGAAGATATTCTCCTCGCTTCACGATACCTACCATTGGCTTAAAAGCCTCGGGGGTATAGCCGCTATACTACGATACCCGGTGGAGCCGCCTAAACATACTGTTCAACCCGGTGGAGGAAAGGCTTTTAGGAGGTTATGA
- a CDS encoding radical SAM protein: MELAKETERIVTRQGSERLERKYTDFYSVPVYGGIATGYAVGCCLRCIYCWSNWSRDFPERFGSFYSPRLAAQNLFKAAEDGITYSDYWRRVIPKVNKLRLSGCEPTIGKEHLLAVLSFISESKYPLFILETNGIILGNDRDYVKRLAEFKAKLYVRVSFKAATPEGFTWRTGAMGEFYEYPFKALKYLLDEGIHARAAAMTDSRVMPKEERELLIHMLDEIDPEANYAKTLEEEVIDAYETTVKRLKAFKDKGYAEKLMREFS, encoded by the coding sequence GACTAGGCAGGGGAGTGAAAGATTGGAGAGAAAGTATACGGATTTTTACTCTGTTCCCGTCTACGGGGGGATAGCTACTGGTTATGCTGTCGGCTGCTGTTTACGATGTATTTACTGCTGGAGTAATTGGTCGAGGGATTTCCCGGAGAGGTTTGGAAGTTTCTATTCCCCTAGACTGGCCGCGCAAAACCTGTTTAAGGCCGCTGAGGACGGAATAACTTACTCAGATTATTGGAGGAGGGTTATCCCGAAGGTTAATAAGCTTCGGCTATCCGGGTGTGAGCCGACCATTGGGAAGGAGCATTTATTAGCCGTCCTTAGCTTTATTAGTGAATCTAAATATCCCCTCTTCATTCTTGAGACGAATGGGATAATTCTTGGAAACGATAGGGATTACGTTAAGAGGCTTGCCGAGTTTAAGGCTAAGCTTTACGTTAGGGTCTCTTTTAAGGCTGCTACGCCTGAAGGTTTTACTTGGAGGACTGGGGCGATGGGGGAGTTTTACGAGTATCCGTTTAAAGCCTTAAAGTACCTTTTAGATGAAGGAATCCATGCAAGGGCGGCGGCGATGACAGATAGTAGGGTGATGCCGAAGGAGGAGAGAGAGCTACTAATCCATATGCTTGATGAGATAGATCCTGAGGCGAATTACGCTAAAACCTTGGAGGAGGAAGTTATAGACGCGTATGAAACGACGGTGAAGAGGCTGAAAGCCTTTAAGGATAAAGGGTACGCGGAGAAGCTTATGCGGGAGTTTTCTTAG
- a CDS encoding type II toxin-antitoxin system VapC family toxin, which yields MRITEALNALWKHVKLNGDLDESEVLNAAEDLMQIYSRLKIFESKMLYREALKLALSLNITVYDALYMAAARKSGAKLYTADEKLKDVASRYTIIFEP from the coding sequence ATAAGAATTACCGAGGCTTTAAACGCCTTATGGAAGCATGTTAAGTTAAATGGGGATCTAGATGAGAGTGAGGTTTTAAACGCTGCTGAGGATCTAATGCAGATCTACAGTAGGCTAAAAATATTTGAATCTAAAATGCTTTACCGGGAAGCCTTAAAGCTGGCATTATCCCTAAATATAACGGTATACGACGCCCTATATATGGCTGCAGCTAGAAAATCGGGCGCTAAACTATACACCGCAGATGAAAAATTGAAGGATGTAGCGTCCAGATATACGATTATATTCGAGCCCTAA